From Aristaeella lactis, the proteins below share one genomic window:
- a CDS encoding L-2-amino-thiazoline-4-carboxylic acid hydrolase, with the protein MRRRKNQLDQSFVYKKLKKELVRRYGKEKASAIWEEAGGKLRTFETAEPEADKTSRMFTFPAAAIYQAVEQYAPGDALGVTRAYGKQFGQRVRKIFRRITALPGVPALMWKHMDKLAGKMSDGYGTKNMVVTTEECRLDVISCPICDKAKVLGVPEAAQMICCMDKEYMTGIRGMDYRRTKSLAEGDDCCDYRMRRTGKKSGGF; encoded by the coding sequence ATGCGGCGAAGAAAAAATCAGCTTGATCAGTCCTTTGTGTATAAGAAGCTAAAGAAAGAACTGGTTCGCAGGTACGGGAAAGAAAAGGCCTCCGCCATATGGGAGGAGGCCGGAGGGAAACTCCGGACATTTGAAACGGCGGAACCGGAGGCGGATAAGACAAGCAGAATGTTTACTTTTCCGGCGGCGGCCATATACCAGGCTGTTGAGCAGTACGCGCCGGGAGACGCGCTCGGGGTTACCCGCGCTTACGGAAAACAATTCGGGCAGCGGGTCAGGAAGATCTTCAGAAGAATCACGGCCTTGCCGGGAGTGCCGGCGCTCATGTGGAAGCATATGGATAAGCTTGCCGGGAAGATGAGCGACGGGTACGGGACAAAGAATATGGTTGTTACCACGGAAGAGTGCCGCCTTGACGTGATCAGCTGCCCGATCTGCGACAAGGCAAAAGTACTGGGAGTGCCTGAGGCGGCACAGATGATCTGCTGCATGGACAAAGAATATATGACCGGTATCCGCGGCATGGATTACAGGAGAACAAAATCCCTGGCAGAAGGGGATGACTGCTGCGACTACCGGATGAGAAGGACAGGAAAGAAATCCGGCGGATTCTGA
- a CDS encoding helix-turn-helix transcriptional regulator: protein MSKAQMDDELLRLYRQIRETPALAVDFPAETGKGRITRLDTRRYSLSAWNMEFHRDTFVQGRGGDEMRLLFCTGNGVEWTSDRGTMRLDHNEACFCAADGSTERMCYQGNLPFSFLSVAVPAEQFTGMIGCHFREPQKMTQILQGRSFPINAAIRRSLHEIGSLESVHNGFEMMRLEAHLLESLSYCLESALGEPAASRGLHHDDLTIIDAIRERIDGDPAAVPDIASLAREYCMSASKLTRAFKQVCGTSLHAYVIEARMQKGIELLHEAGVPVCEIAERVGYAKPSQFSADFRKRFGILPREYRTS from the coding sequence ATGAGTAAAGCACAGATGGATGACGAACTGCTCCGGCTATACCGGCAGATCCGGGAAACGCCGGCCCTGGCCGTCGATTTCCCCGCGGAAACGGGGAAGGGACGCATCACGCGGCTGGACACGCGCAGGTATTCCCTTTCAGCCTGGAATATGGAATTCCACCGGGACACATTTGTTCAGGGACGCGGCGGAGATGAGATGCGGCTCCTGTTCTGTACGGGAAACGGGGTGGAATGGACTTCGGACCGGGGAACGATGCGCCTGGATCATAATGAAGCGTGTTTCTGCGCCGCAGACGGTTCCACAGAAAGAATGTGTTACCAGGGCAATTTGCCGTTCTCCTTCCTGTCGGTGGCTGTTCCGGCGGAACAATTTACCGGGATGATCGGCTGCCATTTCCGGGAACCGCAGAAGATGACGCAGATCCTGCAGGGCAGGTCTTTTCCCATCAATGCGGCTATCCGGCGAAGCCTGCATGAGATCGGATCGCTGGAATCGGTTCATAACGGGTTTGAAATGATGCGCCTGGAAGCGCATTTGCTGGAAAGCCTGTCATACTGCCTTGAATCAGCCCTGGGGGAACCGGCTGCATCCCGCGGGCTGCATCACGACGACCTGACAATCATTGACGCAATCAGGGAGAGAATAGACGGGGATCCTGCCGCGGTACCGGACATAGCGTCGCTTGCGCGGGAGTACTGTATGAGCGCGTCCAAACTGACAAGGGCGTTCAAACAGGTCTGCGGGACTTCGCTGCACGCCTATGTGATCGAAGCACGGATGCAGAAGGGGATAGAACTGCTGCACGAGGCCGGCGTTCCGGTCTGCGAGATTGCCGAAAGGGTCGGATACGCGAAACCGAGCCAGTTTTCCGCCGATTTCCGGAAGCGCTTCGGCATTCTTCCCAGGGAATACAGGACGAGCTGA
- the eno gene encoding phosphopyruvate hydratase yields MNSFAITKVTGREIIDSRGNPTVEAEVTLASGIVGRGAAPSGASTGEFEALELRDGDKSRFGGKGVSKAVNNVNTVINDVLQGIDVRDTYAVDGAMLKADGTKDKSKLGANAILAVSIAAAKAAAEGLGVTLHQFLGGVQGNNLPVPMMNILNGGAHASNSVDTQEFMIMPAGASSFREGLRMCTEVFHALQKLLKAEGETTAVGDEGGFAPNLKSDEDTIEHILQAVKDAGYEPGKDFVLAMDAASSEWKSEKGKGYYHQPKSGKDFTSDELIAHWESLIDKYPIISIEDGLDEEDWEGWQKMTAKLGDRVQLVGDDLFVTNTERLAKGIKLGCANSILIKLNQIGSVSETLEAIKMAHKAGYTAVTSHRSGETEDTTIADLAVALNTRQIKTGAPSRSERVAKYNQLLRIEESLGENAVYPGFDAFGVKK; encoded by the coding sequence ATGAACAGCTTTGCCATTACCAAGGTTACAGGACGTGAAATTATCGACTCCCGCGGCAATCCCACCGTGGAGGCGGAGGTGACCCTTGCCAGCGGGATTGTCGGACGCGGCGCGGCTCCTTCCGGCGCTTCCACCGGTGAGTTTGAAGCGCTGGAGCTGCGGGACGGCGACAAGAGCCGTTTCGGCGGCAAGGGCGTTTCCAAGGCTGTGAACAATGTGAATACTGTGATCAACGATGTGCTCCAGGGCATCGACGTCCGGGACACCTACGCCGTGGATGGCGCCATGCTGAAGGCGGACGGAACGAAGGATAAGTCCAAACTGGGCGCTAACGCGATCCTGGCGGTTTCCATCGCTGCCGCGAAGGCGGCGGCGGAAGGCCTGGGCGTAACGCTGCACCAGTTCCTGGGCGGCGTGCAGGGCAACAACCTGCCGGTTCCCATGATGAACATCCTCAACGGCGGTGCGCATGCCTCCAACTCTGTGGATACGCAGGAATTCATGATTATGCCCGCGGGCGCTTCTTCTTTCCGTGAAGGTCTGCGGATGTGCACGGAGGTTTTCCATGCCCTGCAGAAGTTGCTGAAGGCGGAAGGCGAAACCACCGCCGTCGGCGATGAAGGCGGCTTTGCCCCCAACCTGAAGAGCGACGAGGATACGATTGAACATATCCTGCAGGCTGTGAAGGACGCCGGATACGAACCCGGAAAGGATTTCGTGCTGGCCATGGACGCCGCTTCCTCCGAGTGGAAGAGCGAGAAGGGCAAGGGATACTACCATCAGCCCAAGTCCGGCAAGGACTTCACTTCCGATGAGCTGATCGCCCATTGGGAATCCCTGATCGACAAGTACCCGATTATCTCCATCGAGGACGGCCTGGATGAGGAAGACTGGGAAGGCTGGCAGAAGATGACCGCGAAGCTGGGCGACCGGGTGCAGCTGGTGGGCGACGACCTGTTTGTGACCAACACGGAGCGCCTGGCCAAGGGCATCAAACTGGGCTGCGCCAACTCCATCCTGATCAAGCTGAATCAGATCGGTTCCGTTTCCGAGACGCTGGAAGCCATCAAGATGGCCCACAAGGCCGGATACACCGCCGTGACTTCCCACCGCAGCGGCGAGACGGAGGACACCACCATCGCGGACCTGGCCGTGGCCCTGAACACCCGGCAGATCAAGACGGGCGCACCGAGCCGCTCCGAGCGCGTGGCGAAGTACAACCAGCTGCTGCGCATTGAGGAAAGCCTGGGTGAAAACGCTGTTTATCCCGGATTCGACGCCTTTGGGGTGAAGAAGTAA
- a CDS encoding TetR/AcrR family transcriptional regulator has translation MARDKSAHHEKIIAAAREEFMTYGFTDASMRRIAAAAGMSVAGLYKHFTSKEEMFAALVEPACQGLISLYRLEEAEEQAALQTESLGDKWSQGGDAKMAMIFIYEHLDAFRLLICKSRGTRYESFLHDLSEAEEKITLDMMSLLREQGMPIREVDPEEFHLLVTANIDAVFQAVIHDFSREQAMHYADTLDAFFARGWQALFGY, from the coding sequence ATGGCACGCGACAAATCCGCTCATCATGAAAAGATCATCGCAGCAGCCCGGGAGGAGTTCATGACTTACGGTTTTACGGACGCCTCCATGCGGCGGATTGCCGCCGCCGCGGGTATGAGCGTTGCCGGCCTGTACAAGCATTTTACCTCCAAGGAGGAAATGTTCGCCGCCCTTGTGGAACCTGCCTGCCAGGGGCTGATCAGCCTCTACCGGCTGGAGGAAGCTGAAGAACAGGCAGCCCTGCAGACCGAATCCCTGGGGGATAAGTGGAGCCAGGGCGGGGACGCGAAAATGGCCATGATCTTTATCTATGAACATCTGGACGCCTTTCGCCTGCTGATCTGCAAATCCCGGGGCACCCGGTATGAATCCTTCCTGCATGATCTGTCGGAGGCAGAGGAAAAAATCACCCTGGATATGATGTCTCTCCTGCGGGAACAGGGGATGCCGATCAGGGAAGTGGATCCGGAGGAATTTCACCTGCTCGTCACCGCCAATATCGATGCTGTCTTCCAGGCGGTCATCCATGATTTCTCCCGGGAACAGGCCATGCATTACGCCGATACCCTGGATGCGTTCTTTGCCCGGGGCTGGCAGGCGCTTTTCGGTTACTGA
- a CDS encoding SH3 domain-containing protein — protein MNKKLLSLLLALTLVLGLAAAFADNGIGQSAASNSSNVYPYLEASAMVMYVYTDNGQGLNVRSAPRVANNIIAVAPYGSRMQVLRFLENGWASVVWDRFGEAYVQSRFLQWDEPAPLYTAAPSPRPTVIPTAVPTAAPYVPVPAYTDTIAVLNAEFRTARLVAPFVVSVRPSRASGWVNMRWAPSKDTEVLATYRSGAQLTVIAETQSWYQVTDPNTEATGFIMKNYVTRLN, from the coding sequence ATGAACAAAAAGCTGCTTTCCCTGCTGCTCGCGCTGACGCTGGTCCTGGGACTTGCCGCCGCCTTTGCCGATAACGGCATCGGCCAGTCCGCCGCCAGCAACAGCAGTAATGTTTATCCCTATCTGGAAGCATCGGCTATGGTCATGTATGTCTATACAGACAACGGCCAGGGCCTGAATGTCCGAAGCGCGCCCCGCGTAGCAAACAACATCATTGCCGTTGCTCCCTATGGTTCCAGAATGCAGGTGCTCCGTTTCCTGGAAAACGGCTGGGCCAGCGTTGTCTGGGATCGTTTCGGCGAGGCTTATGTCCAGAGCAGATTCCTGCAGTGGGATGAGCCGGCTCCCCTGTATACCGCCGCTCCTTCCCCGCGTCCCACAGTCATTCCGACCGCTGTTCCCACCGCGGCGCCTTACGTTCCCGTTCCGGCCTACACTGATACGATTGCGGTGCTGAACGCGGAATTCCGGACCGCCCGTCTGGTAGCTCCCTTTGTGGTCAGTGTCCGCCCCTCCCGTGCCAGCGGATGGGTTAACATGCGCTGGGCTCCCAGCAAGGATACTGAAGTTCTCGCCACCTACCGCAGCGGTGCCCAGCTGACGGTGATTGCCGAAACCCAGAGCTGGTACCAGGTAACCGATCCCAACACGGAAGCCACCGGTTTCATTATGAAAAACTACGTGACCCGTCTGAACTGA
- a CDS encoding ABC transporter ATP-binding protein: MGIVELKDVSRVYRNGDHEQRALDHVDLSLEEGKFIVVLGPSGAGKSTLLNLLGGLDSPTEGTITVDGRDISTLTENELADYRAETVGFVFQSYNLIPTLTVIENVALVKEIAKNPLSSHDMLREVGLADHIHQFPSELSGGEQQRVSIARALAKNPRILLCDEPTGALDSETGVMVLKLLLSMARDMNKTIIIVTHNQNIAKMADVVIRVKNGKIKSCEEQEKPMTVEEVDW, translated from the coding sequence ATGGGTATTGTGGAACTGAAGGATGTATCGAGGGTTTACCGCAACGGCGATCACGAGCAGCGGGCGCTGGACCACGTGGATCTTTCCCTTGAAGAAGGAAAGTTTATCGTAGTGCTCGGTCCCAGCGGCGCAGGCAAAAGCACGCTGCTGAACCTGCTGGGCGGACTGGACAGCCCGACAGAGGGAACCATCACCGTGGACGGAAGGGATATTTCCACCCTGACGGAAAACGAGCTGGCGGATTACCGGGCGGAAACCGTGGGTTTTGTGTTTCAGAGCTACAACCTGATTCCCACCCTGACCGTGATTGAAAATGTCGCGCTGGTCAAGGAAATCGCAAAAAATCCCCTGAGCAGTCATGACATGCTACGGGAAGTCGGCCTGGCGGATCACATCCATCAGTTTCCTTCCGAACTGTCCGGCGGTGAACAGCAGCGGGTTTCCATTGCCCGGGCGCTGGCGAAAAACCCCCGGATCCTGCTGTGCGACGAGCCTACCGGCGCGCTGGACTCCGAAACCGGCGTGATGGTGCTGAAGCTGCTGCTTTCCATGGCCAGGGATATGAACAAGACGATCATCATTGTGACGCATAACCAGAACATCGCGAAGATGGCGGACGTGGTGATACGGGTGAAGAACGGGAAAATTAAGTCCTGCGAAGAGCAGGAGAAGCCGATGACAGTCGAAGAAGTGGACTGGTGA
- a CDS encoding FMN-binding protein — translation MKTLRSVLSLILVLCLAACAGAALADKTLEGDANVDQRNYPSTAPFIHPPFYNVKLTVEVDDSGVITAVKDNGTGAAGSVQEGNEEFWANKNKPFFDAAVNGGLLEKFVGKTLEEVKAMDMSAGVDAVSGATMVSAAAQEAVINAFEGKAGKTFLAVEGSALPLDQIDGNTVILTNALPEDFDLQVLDIRRGVRNEEIIPADSYTVEAAGGKVKIAFNDIAALKAGYYYVNVIDNSGKYRSPSFEGGPAAAQAPYFIIDSGLKADDLSFDGEKIVLASGSMADYLENLQHVQILAEGAEKPVEQEIVGHHGTVGNFIALDENGVLNADGVVKARNGDENPLFEAGKNYTVTVAAFGYPELSFSYTKAAE, via the coding sequence ATGAAAACACTCCGTTCGGTTCTTTCCCTGATCCTGGTTCTCTGCCTGGCAGCGTGCGCAGGCGCCGCCCTGGCGGACAAAACCCTGGAAGGTGACGCCAACGTGGACCAGCGCAACTATCCGTCCACGGCTCCCTTTATCCATCCGCCCTTCTACAATGTGAAGCTGACGGTGGAGGTTGACGACAGCGGCGTGATCACCGCCGTGAAGGACAACGGCACAGGTGCAGCCGGTTCCGTGCAGGAAGGGAACGAGGAATTCTGGGCCAATAAAAACAAGCCCTTCTTTGACGCGGCGGTGAACGGCGGCCTGCTGGAAAAGTTCGTCGGCAAGACCCTGGAAGAAGTCAAAGCCATGGATATGAGCGCGGGCGTGGATGCCGTTTCCGGCGCCACCATGGTCAGCGCCGCCGCCCAGGAGGCGGTAATCAACGCCTTTGAAGGCAAGGCGGGCAAAACCTTCCTGGCTGTGGAAGGCTCCGCCCTCCCGCTGGATCAGATCGACGGAAACACCGTGATCCTGACCAATGCCCTGCCGGAGGATTTTGATCTGCAGGTGCTGGACATCCGCCGGGGCGTGCGCAATGAGGAAATCATTCCTGCCGACAGTTACACCGTGGAAGCGGCCGGCGGAAAGGTGAAGATTGCCTTCAATGATATCGCCGCCCTGAAAGCCGGTTACTACTATGTGAACGTCATTGACAACAGCGGAAAGTACCGTTCTCCCTCCTTCGAAGGCGGTCCCGCGGCAGCGCAGGCGCCTTACTTCATCATTGACAGCGGACTGAAAGCGGATGACCTTTCCTTTGACGGGGAGAAGATCGTCCTGGCCTCCGGCTCCATGGCGGACTACCTGGAAAATCTGCAGCATGTGCAGATTCTGGCGGAAGGCGCGGAGAAGCCTGTGGAACAGGAAATCGTCGGCCATCACGGTACGGTGGGCAACTTTATTGCCCTGGATGAGAACGGTGTGCTGAACGCCGACGGCGTGGTGAAGGCCCGCAACGGCGATGAAAACCCGCTGTTCGAAGCCGGAAAAAACTATACCGTGACGGTTGCGGCCTTCGGTTATCCGGAGCTTTCCTTTTCCTACACCAAGGCGGCGGAATGA
- a CDS encoding ABC transporter permease has protein sequence MLIKKLFRTLWHYKAQFISMVLMIALGVGVFLGFNIEWYSLEKNLTEIYEATGYSDYRVYAEKAFSEEDLQKVLEIDGVEDATRYLSVVTAVKGTEDTLAMTVVENPKVSGLLVTSGEAYDPESEDGIWLSDRYAAANGIQLGDSMSLTYKMIEVTGTVKGLVKSSEYLICLPDETQMMPDYNSHGFGFISPKMMDNAIPAMARMFTGGSLYMQLNVKSSLEKADFVEKLDKALGRTLLVLSRDESFTWSEAQGEVDEGKTMGSILPVLFLAIAILTMVTTMHRITASEKRQIGTMKALGFRNRRILIHYTSYALIIGLIGSLLGMAIGYGLGLFILNPDSAMATYLDMLHWTLYAPPFSWLVIILINVFLTLIGFLSVRKMLQGTAADALRPYTPKRMKHLAVEETKRFKALGFGIKWNLRDLLRHKSRSWMTLFGVVGCMVLLVGGMGMKDTLNSFMDVFFDQANNYTTKINLDAENITNEEALALAEKYNGDWVAQRSVQIGDKGYTLEVYEITHDRIRFADQDMNVIALTDDGAYIGERVAQTHGLAAGDSLTFSPYGTDESYTVRVAGICKCLSESVMMTRACAESAGISYTVNAVFTDETEVETDKHILNTQSKQSIMDSFGTFIDLMDKMIWLLVIAAVALGIVVLYNLGVMSYTERYREMATLKVVGFKNSKIGRLLISQNLWLTVIGILIGLPAGVGVLQYLLTALASEYEMKLTLGPATYLLSILLTFGVSLIVGLMVARKNRSIDMVAALKTEE, from the coding sequence ATGCTGATAAAGAAGTTATTCAGGACGCTGTGGCATTACAAGGCACAGTTTATTTCCATGGTGCTGATGATCGCCCTGGGTGTCGGGGTGTTCCTGGGATTCAACATTGAATGGTACAGCCTGGAAAAGAACCTGACAGAGATTTATGAAGCGACCGGTTATTCGGATTACCGGGTTTATGCCGAAAAGGCCTTCAGCGAGGAGGACCTGCAGAAAGTACTGGAAATAGACGGCGTGGAGGATGCCACACGGTACCTGTCCGTGGTGACGGCGGTAAAAGGAACCGAAGACACCCTGGCCATGACCGTGGTGGAGAATCCGAAAGTTTCCGGCCTGCTGGTAACCTCCGGGGAAGCCTATGACCCGGAAAGCGAGGACGGGATCTGGCTTTCAGACCGGTATGCCGCGGCAAACGGGATTCAGCTGGGTGACAGCATGAGCCTGACCTACAAGATGATCGAGGTGACTGGTACCGTAAAGGGCCTCGTCAAATCCAGCGAATACCTGATCTGCCTGCCGGATGAGACCCAGATGATGCCGGACTATAACTCCCACGGCTTCGGATTTATCTCTCCGAAGATGATGGATAACGCGATCCCTGCCATGGCCCGGATGTTTACGGGCGGATCGCTGTATATGCAGCTGAACGTGAAGAGCAGCCTGGAGAAGGCGGATTTTGTGGAAAAGCTGGACAAGGCGCTGGGACGGACACTGCTGGTGCTGTCCAGGGATGAAAGCTTTACCTGGTCGGAAGCCCAGGGCGAGGTGGATGAAGGCAAAACCATGGGATCTATCCTGCCGGTGCTGTTCCTGGCTATTGCCATCCTGACCATGGTGACTACCATGCACCGGATCACGGCCAGCGAGAAACGACAGATCGGCACCATGAAGGCACTGGGATTCAGGAACAGACGGATCCTGATTCACTATACTTCATACGCGCTGATCATCGGACTGATCGGATCGCTACTGGGTATGGCGATCGGTTATGGGCTGGGCCTGTTCATCCTGAATCCGGACAGCGCCATGGCCACCTACCTGGATATGCTCCACTGGACGCTGTACGCGCCGCCCTTCAGCTGGCTGGTAATCATACTGATCAACGTATTCCTGACCCTGATCGGTTTTCTTTCCGTGCGGAAGATGCTGCAGGGTACGGCGGCGGACGCGCTTCGGCCTTATACACCCAAACGGATGAAGCACCTGGCTGTGGAGGAGACAAAACGCTTCAAAGCCCTGGGCTTCGGGATCAAATGGAACCTGCGGGATCTGCTGCGGCATAAATCCCGGTCCTGGATGACACTGTTCGGCGTGGTAGGATGCATGGTGCTGCTGGTAGGCGGCATGGGCATGAAGGACACATTGAATTCCTTTATGGACGTGTTCTTTGACCAGGCAAACAATTATACGACCAAAATCAACCTGGACGCGGAAAACATTACCAATGAGGAAGCCCTGGCCCTGGCAGAGAAATATAACGGAGACTGGGTAGCGCAGCGGAGCGTGCAGATCGGAGACAAAGGATACACCCTGGAAGTCTATGAGATTACCCATGACCGGATCCGGTTCGCGGACCAGGATATGAACGTGATTGCCCTGACGGACGACGGGGCGTACATCGGCGAGCGGGTGGCGCAGACGCACGGCCTGGCAGCGGGGGACAGCCTGACCTTTTCCCCCTACGGGACGGATGAAAGCTATACGGTCCGGGTGGCCGGAATCTGCAAGTGCCTGAGCGAGAGCGTGATGATGACCCGGGCCTGCGCGGAATCGGCGGGGATCTCCTACACGGTCAACGCGGTCTTCACGGACGAAACGGAAGTGGAGACGGACAAGCATATCCTGAACACCCAGAGCAAGCAGTCCATTATGGATTCCTTCGGGACCTTCATTGACCTGATGGACAAGATGATCTGGCTGCTGGTGATCGCGGCGGTGGCGCTGGGAATTGTGGTCCTGTACAACCTGGGCGTCATGAGCTATACGGAGCGGTACCGGGAGATGGCGACGCTGAAGGTGGTCGGGTTCAAAAACAGCAAGATCGGCCGGCTCCTGATCAGCCAGAACCTGTGGCTGACCGTGATCGGAATCCTAATCGGCCTGCCTGCCGGCGTCGGCGTGCTGCAGTACCTGCTGACCGCCCTGGCTTCGGAATATGAGATGAAGCTGACGCTGGGTCCGGCAACCTACCTGCTCTCCATCCTGCTGACCTTCGGGGTTTCCCTGATCGTCGGACTGATGGTCGCCCGGAAGAACCGGTCGATTGATATGGTGGCCGCGCTGAAAACGGAAGAATAA
- a CDS encoding ABC transporter ATP-binding protein, which translates to MSKQAKARKRSTFSWVMEFAGARRSSYVISVLLAVANVVCGFIPFLYLANIVRRLLEGTADFSYCLNQILYMGLFWVLSRLFHTFSTTMSHKATFEVLAGIRRQLTRKLARMPLGDVLDESSGSYKNIIVERVDSMETTLAHMIPEVTSNLLIPFVIFGYMVSIDWRLALLSLLTVPVGFTCFGLMMRGMKADFTNTIVKTKALNDTAVEYINGIEVIKAFGKAKTSYDKFVNAAKEGADCFIEWMRRCNVYQNTAMAVLPATLLPLLPFGVSYFMNGAVTAPDLVMLIILAMGLITPFIMASNYMDDLSKCGTIIGEVTNILTKPELERPERLAQAPVGTTICLKDVHFAYKKEEVLHGVNLTIEEGTVNALVGPSGSGKSTIAKLIASFWDVDSGEITFGGTDIRKIPLDDYQKEIAFVSQDNYLFDMSVMENIRLGNPRATDEQVIEAAKACGCHDFIMNLENGYQTVCGGAGGHLSGGERQRISIARAMLKNAPVIILDEATAYTDPENEALVQHSVAKLVKGRTLLVIAHRLSTIASADQIILINKGQVEAAGTQQELLDSSDLYRSMWQAHIAAKEAEDVA; encoded by the coding sequence ATGTCAAAACAGGCAAAAGCCCGTAAACGCAGCACCTTCAGCTGGGTGATGGAGTTTGCGGGCGCCCGCAGGAGCAGCTACGTTATCAGCGTGCTGCTGGCAGTCGCCAACGTAGTCTGCGGTTTTATTCCCTTCCTTTACCTTGCGAACATTGTCCGGAGGCTGCTTGAAGGCACAGCGGATTTTTCCTACTGCCTGAACCAGATCCTGTATATGGGGTTGTTCTGGGTGCTGAGCCGGCTGTTCCACACTTTCTCCACCACCATGTCCCATAAGGCCACCTTTGAAGTGCTGGCCGGGATCCGCCGGCAGTTAACCCGAAAGCTGGCCCGGATGCCCCTGGGCGACGTGCTGGACGAATCCTCCGGTTCCTATAAAAACATCATCGTCGAGCGCGTGGATTCCATGGAAACCACCCTGGCCCACATGATCCCCGAAGTGACGTCCAACCTCCTGATCCCCTTTGTCATCTTCGGTTATATGGTCAGCATCGACTGGCGCCTGGCGCTGCTGTCCCTCCTGACGGTGCCGGTCGGCTTTACCTGCTTCGGCCTGATGATGCGCGGCATGAAAGCTGACTTCACCAACACCATCGTCAAGACCAAGGCGCTGAATGACACCGCCGTGGAATACATCAACGGCATCGAGGTGATCAAGGCCTTCGGCAAGGCAAAAACCAGCTACGACAAGTTCGTAAACGCCGCGAAGGAGGGCGCTGACTGCTTCATTGAATGGATGCGCCGCTGCAATGTGTACCAGAATACCGCCATGGCAGTCCTGCCGGCTACGCTGCTGCCCCTGCTGCCCTTTGGCGTCAGCTACTTCATGAACGGAGCCGTTACCGCGCCGGACCTGGTGATGCTGATCATCCTTGCCATGGGCCTGATCACGCCCTTCATCATGGCCTCCAACTACATGGATGACCTGAGCAAGTGCGGCACCATCATCGGGGAAGTCACAAACATCCTGACCAAGCCGGAGCTGGAACGTCCGGAACGGCTGGCCCAGGCCCCCGTCGGCACCACCATCTGCCTGAAGGATGTGCATTTTGCCTATAAAAAAGAAGAAGTCCTCCACGGTGTAAACCTGACCATTGAGGAAGGTACTGTGAATGCCCTGGTCGGTCCATCCGGTTCAGGCAAAAGCACTATCGCCAAGCTGATTGCCTCCTTCTGGGATGTGGACAGCGGTGAGATCACTTTCGGCGGCACTGACATCCGGAAGATCCCGCTGGATGACTATCAGAAAGAGATTGCCTTTGTTTCCCAGGATAATTACCTGTTTGATATGAGCGTCATGGAAAACATCCGTCTGGGCAATCCCAGGGCGACGGATGAACAGGTGATTGAAGCGGCCAAAGCCTGCGGCTGCCATGATTTCATCATGAATCTTGAAAACGGATATCAGACGGTCTGCGGCGGCGCAGGCGGACATCTGTCCGGCGGTGAACGCCAGCGGATTTCCATTGCCCGCGCCATGCTGAAAAACGCGCCTGTCATCATCCTGGACGAAGCCACCGCTTATACCGATCCGGAGAACGAAGCGCTGGTCCAGCACAGCGTCGCAAAACTGGTCAAAGGCCGCACGCTGCTGGTTATCGCCCACCGTCTGTCCACCATTGCCTCCGCCGATCAGATCATCCTGATCAACAAGGGACAGGTCGAAGCCGCCGGAACCCAGCAGGAGCTGCTGGACAGCAGTGACCTGTACCGGAGCATGTGGCAGGCGCATATTGCCGCGAAGGAGGCTGAAGACGTTGCTTAA